The following proteins are encoded in a genomic region of Planococcus lenghuensis:
- a CDS encoding ABC transporter ATP-binding protein: MSERLLEVKNLKKHFQIAKNVSVKSVDDISFEIRRGETFGLVGESGSGKSTLGKTIVGLQHSTAGEILYNDQNVEKLSGKDKKRVNREMQIIFQDPQASLNPRMRVGDIIAEGIDAHKLLKGQARKDRIYELLEKVGLRAEHAKRFPHEFSGGQRQRIGIARALAVEPKFIVADEPISALDVSIQAQVINLMEDLKEQEDLTYLFIAHDLGMVKHISDRIGVMYLGMMMELSNSHDLFEEPLHPYTQALLSAIPVADPTVVKRERIVLAGDPPSPVNPPSGCRFRTRCPFAMDICAEKVPEWREVREDHWTACHLYNN; the protein is encoded by the coding sequence ATGAGTGAACGGCTGCTAGAAGTAAAAAACCTGAAAAAACATTTTCAAATCGCAAAAAACGTATCAGTTAAATCGGTGGATGATATCAGTTTTGAAATTAGAAGAGGCGAAACGTTCGGCTTGGTCGGTGAGAGTGGCAGCGGCAAATCGACGCTCGGCAAGACAATTGTCGGTCTCCAGCATTCGACAGCAGGAGAAATCCTCTACAACGATCAAAACGTCGAGAAGCTAAGCGGCAAAGACAAAAAACGGGTCAACCGTGAAATGCAAATTATCTTCCAGGACCCGCAAGCCTCACTGAATCCGCGAATGCGGGTAGGAGACATTATCGCTGAAGGGATTGATGCGCATAAACTATTAAAAGGCCAGGCAAGAAAAGACCGGATTTATGAACTTCTGGAGAAAGTCGGACTTCGCGCGGAACATGCAAAGCGATTTCCGCATGAGTTCAGCGGCGGGCAGCGGCAACGGATCGGGATTGCCCGTGCACTCGCTGTGGAACCTAAGTTTATCGTCGCAGATGAACCAATATCTGCTCTGGATGTCTCCATTCAAGCACAAGTTATTAATCTGATGGAGGACTTAAAAGAGCAGGAGGATCTGACTTATTTATTCATTGCCCATGACCTTGGAATGGTGAAACACATCAGTGACCGGATTGGCGTTATGTATCTGGGAATGATGATGGAACTGTCAAACAGCCACGATTTGTTTGAAGAGCCGCTGCATCCCTATACCCAAGCACTTCTTTCGGCGATCCCGGTCGCTGATCCGACAGTAGTCAAAAGAGAGCGAATTGTCCTTGCGGGAGACCCGCCAAGCCCGGTGAATCCGCCGAGCGGATGCAGATTCCGAACAAGATGTCCATTTGCAATGGATATTTGCGCAGAGAAGGTACCTGAATGGAGAGAAGTCAGAGAAGATCACTGGACTGCTTGCCATTTGTACAATAATTAA
- a CDS encoding ABC transporter ATP-binding protein: protein MDHLLQVKNLEVNFKTYGGEVKAVRDVSFHVDKGEIVAIVGESGSGKSVTVQSIMGLIPTPPGIIGKNSSIEFQGQELLKMSKRQMQKIKGSKISMVFQDPMTSLNPTMRVGKQIEESLIVHGRASKAEAKKQAIEMIRLVGIPNPESRYNQYPHEFSGGMRQRAMIAIALACSPELLIADEPTTALDVTIQAQVLELMKSLQEKTNTSIILITHDLGVVAETAERVIVMYAGMMIEEGTVEEIFAKPGHPYTWGLLESTPDVTTADKKRLVPIEGAPPDLFAPPKGCPFAPRCRYAMDVCIDHMPPSFEVIEGHKGHTAKCWLNDERAPKVAHEPIVVGSGAK from the coding sequence ATGGATCACTTGTTACAGGTAAAGAACTTGGAGGTCAACTTCAAGACTTACGGAGGCGAAGTCAAAGCGGTCCGCGATGTCTCTTTCCATGTGGATAAAGGAGAGATTGTCGCCATTGTCGGCGAAAGCGGCAGCGGCAAAAGCGTAACCGTCCAATCGATCATGGGGCTTATTCCTACGCCACCAGGCATCATTGGGAAAAACAGCAGTATTGAGTTTCAAGGACAAGAGCTTCTGAAGATGTCGAAGCGCCAAATGCAGAAAATTAAGGGGTCCAAAATCAGTATGGTCTTCCAAGACCCTATGACATCGCTGAATCCAACGATGAGAGTCGGCAAGCAAATTGAAGAAAGCCTCATTGTGCATGGCCGGGCCTCAAAAGCGGAAGCGAAAAAACAGGCCATCGAAATGATCCGGCTTGTCGGTATTCCCAATCCTGAATCTCGGTACAACCAATATCCGCACGAATTCAGTGGAGGGATGCGTCAGCGGGCAATGATTGCCATTGCGCTTGCCTGCAGCCCGGAGCTGCTGATTGCCGATGAACCGACAACAGCACTCGATGTAACCATTCAGGCGCAAGTGCTGGAGTTGATGAAAAGCCTGCAAGAAAAGACGAACACCTCTATTATATTGATCACCCATGATTTAGGGGTCGTAGCAGAAACAGCCGAACGGGTCATCGTCATGTATGCAGGTATGATGATCGAAGAAGGAACGGTGGAAGAGATCTTTGCAAAACCCGGACATCCTTATACGTGGGGATTGCTTGAATCGACACCGGATGTCACGACTGCCGATAAGAAACGGCTCGTACCGATCGAAGGGGCGCCGCCTGATCTGTTCGCGCCCCCTAAAGGCTGTCCGTTTGCACCAAGATGCAGGTATGCGATGGATGTGTGTATCGATCATATGCCGCCTTCATTCGAAGTAATCGAAGGACACAAAGGCCACACAGCAAAATGCTGGCTGAATGATGAACGGGCTCCGAAAGTGGCACACGAACCCATTGTGGTAGGGAGTGGAGCTAAATGA
- a CDS encoding ABC transporter permease translates to MTGKPIDDALFRPADPDRVKPPEIVRPSLSVWRETSVSILKNKMAVLGLILLFLLIFFAIFGPLMVPYSPSDQSLTQSNLAPSSEHWFGTDDLGRDMWARTWYGARVSLTIGFAAAFIDLLLGTIVGGISGYMAGRGKKGDRVDNVLMRFVEILYGIPYLLVVILLMVMMEPGIVTIIIALSVTGWVGMARIVRGQILQLKSQEYVLAAEKLGTSHGKIISRHLIPNTLGIIIVNLTFTIPTAIFAEAFLSFIGLGVQAPHASWGTMANDALGVILSGQWWRLFFPGLMISLTMLAFNAFGDGLQDALDPKIRD, encoded by the coding sequence ATGACCGGAAAACCGATAGATGATGCATTATTCCGGCCAGCAGACCCGGACAGGGTAAAACCGCCTGAAATTGTACGGCCCAGCTTAAGTGTGTGGCGGGAAACTTCTGTCAGTATACTGAAGAACAAAATGGCTGTACTTGGCTTGATCCTGCTTTTCCTTCTGATCTTCTTTGCGATCTTTGGCCCGCTCATGGTGCCATACAGTCCATCCGATCAAAGTCTGACCCAATCGAATCTTGCGCCATCCAGTGAACATTGGTTTGGAACGGACGATCTTGGACGGGATATGTGGGCAAGAACATGGTACGGTGCGCGGGTTTCATTGACAATCGGATTTGCTGCAGCGTTCATTGACCTGTTGCTTGGAACCATTGTCGGTGGCATCTCTGGTTATATGGCCGGCAGGGGGAAAAAAGGCGACCGGGTGGATAATGTACTTATGCGTTTCGTTGAAATCCTTTACGGGATTCCTTACCTGCTCGTTGTTATTCTGCTTATGGTAATGATGGAACCTGGAATTGTTACAATTATCATCGCATTATCTGTGACTGGATGGGTTGGGATGGCCCGGATCGTACGGGGACAGATTCTCCAGTTGAAGTCACAGGAATATGTGCTGGCAGCAGAAAAGCTCGGAACTTCTCATGGCAAGATCATCAGCCGGCATTTAATACCGAACACGCTCGGCATTATTATCGTGAACCTGACATTCACCATTCCAACCGCTATTTTCGCTGAAGCGTTCCTGAGCTTCATCGGGCTTGGCGTACAAGCACCGCATGCCAGCTGGGGGACCATGGCGAACGATGCACTCGGTGTAATTCTAAGCGGGCAATGGTGGCGGCTATTCTTCCCGGGTCTAATGATTTCACTGACCATGTTGGCGTTTAATGCGTTCGGTGACGGACTTCAAGATGCACTTGACCCGAAAATTCGCGATTAA
- a CDS encoding ABC transporter permease, translating into MYIVKRFLIMILTIWVIATLTFVIMKFIPGDPFASDADVLPPEVLENIRAKYNLDEPVPVQYALYMRDLATFDLGPSIQSESRTVNDIIAEGAPASALLGIQSIVVALVFGLFLGIVAALNHNRLLDYTAMILAIIGISIPSFILAPLLIKVFAVDYGLLPVATWGTWQHTVLPTIALAVTPLAIIARFMRASMLEVLNQNYIKTADAKGLSSTGLVIKHGVRNAILPVVSFIGPLFVAVITGTFVIEKIFAIPGIGRYFVDSIFNRDYPVIMGTTIFFSAVLVITLFLIDISYRLIDPRIKLTSKGD; encoded by the coding sequence ATGTATATAGTAAAACGTTTTTTGATCATGATACTGACGATCTGGGTCATTGCGACTCTGACGTTTGTCATCATGAAATTTATCCCGGGTGATCCTTTTGCATCGGATGCTGACGTGCTTCCGCCGGAAGTGCTGGAGAACATCCGGGCAAAATACAACTTGGATGAACCGGTTCCAGTGCAATACGCATTATATATGAGAGACTTGGCGACGTTTGATCTTGGCCCTTCCATTCAATCGGAAAGCCGGACAGTGAACGACATCATCGCTGAAGGAGCACCTGCATCCGCGCTGCTCGGTATACAGTCCATTGTAGTGGCACTCGTCTTCGGATTATTTTTAGGAATCGTCGCCGCATTGAACCATAACCGGCTGTTGGATTACACCGCGATGATTCTTGCAATTATCGGAATTTCAATTCCCAGCTTTATCCTCGCCCCATTGCTGATCAAAGTATTTGCTGTGGATTACGGGCTCTTGCCGGTTGCCACGTGGGGCACCTGGCAGCACACGGTATTGCCGACGATTGCGTTGGCAGTGACACCGCTCGCAATTATTGCCCGGTTTATGCGTGCAAGTATGCTGGAAGTACTAAATCAGAATTACATTAAAACAGCTGATGCTAAAGGGCTGTCCTCTACAGGATTGGTCATCAAACACGGTGTCAGAAACGCCATTCTGCCAGTTGTATCGTTCATTGGACCACTGTTTGTGGCAGTCATCACCGGTACATTCGTTATCGAGAAAATCTTTGCAATACCAGGAATTGGCCGTTACTTCGTTGACAGCATCTTCAACCGGGATTATCCGGTTATCATGGGAACAACGATTTTCTTCAGTGCCGTTCTGGTAATCACGCTGTTCCTGATCGATATCTCATATCGATTGATTGATCCGAGAATTAAACTTACAAGCAAGGGGGATTAA
- a CDS encoding M55 family metallopeptidase gives MKVFVSADIEGIAGVATNQQLKTPGEYERFRRLMTSEVNAVIEGAFRGGAEEVVVADGHGNMSNIRIEDLDPRAQLVSGNNRVMCQLEGLDESFDAIMFVGHHGREGGSDAVISHTLAGICVNEMKINGKVVGETEMNAIVAGGFGVPAIFISGDDAYVEEVKETLLDIEAVVVKKAVDRFAAQLLHPDRAYELIRQHAEAAVSKIDRFSPLEMEGPFTFEIEFKGPQQAHMTTTLPTVERISPKRIRFTCDDIITAYKHMWGCVIIAMTATNGVLGSVNA, from the coding sequence ATGAAGGTATTTGTATCAGCGGATATTGAAGGAATTGCAGGCGTCGCCACCAATCAGCAACTGAAAACGCCGGGGGAATATGAACGGTTTCGGCGTCTGATGACGAGTGAAGTAAATGCGGTGATAGAAGGTGCGTTCCGGGGAGGGGCGGAAGAAGTCGTTGTAGCAGACGGGCATGGCAATATGTCGAATATCCGAATTGAAGATCTGGACCCAAGAGCGCAACTTGTATCCGGAAATAATCGGGTCATGTGCCAGCTAGAAGGACTGGATGAATCGTTCGATGCCATCATGTTCGTGGGTCACCATGGCCGAGAAGGCGGCTCGGATGCTGTCATCAGCCACACGCTCGCCGGTATTTGTGTCAATGAAATGAAGATCAACGGAAAAGTCGTCGGCGAAACAGAGATGAATGCGATCGTTGCAGGCGGATTCGGCGTGCCGGCAATCTTCATCAGTGGAGACGATGCGTACGTGGAAGAAGTAAAAGAGACTTTGCTGGATATAGAAGCGGTTGTCGTAAAAAAGGCGGTTGACCGATTCGCGGCACAACTGCTGCATCCTGATAGAGCCTATGAACTGATCCGGCAGCACGCTGAAGCGGCAGTCAGTAAAATTGATCGGTTCTCACCGCTGGAAATGGAAGGGCCTTTCACATTCGAGATTGAATTCAAAGGACCGCAGCAGGCTCATATGACAACGACATTGCCGACTGTGGAACGGATTTCCCCAAAACGGATTCGCTTTACATGTGACGATATCATAACAGCGTATAAGCATATGTGGGGCTGCGTCATTATCGCGATGACAGCGACAAATGGCGTTCTTGGAAGCGTCAACGCATAG
- a CDS encoding Lrp/AsnC family transcriptional regulator → MAVFDKATKELDNLGIYEIDELDRGIIKLLSKDGRMPVTDLASALNVTEKTIRLRFKNLLENQIIDVVGVVNPIALGLKAGAIIQIKVKPQAVALVVEQLQQIREVRFITLTSGEYPLLIQVNVRDQEAITETIYQLNQIEEINGINTIVQLEIFKNTFEYI, encoded by the coding sequence TTGGCGGTTTTCGACAAGGCAACAAAAGAACTGGATAACCTGGGGATTTACGAAATTGATGAGCTGGATAGAGGCATCATTAAATTACTGTCCAAAGACGGGAGGATGCCGGTTACCGATTTGGCTTCCGCGTTAAACGTCACAGAGAAGACCATCCGACTGCGGTTTAAGAACTTATTGGAAAACCAAATCATCGATGTGGTCGGGGTCGTGAATCCGATTGCGCTCGGTTTGAAGGCGGGGGCGATCATCCAGATTAAAGTGAAGCCTCAAGCGGTCGCACTGGTTGTCGAACAGCTGCAGCAAATCCGGGAAGTGCGGTTTATCACGCTGACATCAGGTGAGTATCCGCTGTTAATCCAAGTCAATGTACGGGATCAGGAAGCGATCACCGAAACGATTTACCAGCTGAATCAGATCGAGGAAATCAATGGAATCAACACAATCGTCCAATTGGAGATCTTCAAGAATACGTTCGAGTACATTTAA
- a CDS encoding amidohydrolase yields MFAIINGLIHIGTGEVIDNGTVLIKNGKIEKCGTDIQIPDVYAVIDAAGKTVTPGLIDVHTHLGVHEAGLGREGQDFNETSSAITPQVRALDGINPLETGFEDARAAGITTVQIMPGSANVLGGEMVTRKTVGPAADDNVLRNPSGMKAAMGENPKRLHGEKGKMPTTRMGVAAMLRENLIKAQNYKNRSGKTENERNLGLENLVKVLDKEIPLRVHAHRADDILTVLRIREEFGIDVTIEHCTEGHKIADRIAASGVRVSVGPTMSTRSKVELADKGWHTLRSLADAGVPFSLTTDHPVIGIEYLPASAILAVKHGLTEQQALQAITLNAARHLGVEDRVGSIESGKDADVVIWDGDPFDLRTTVTATYINGELV; encoded by the coding sequence ATGTTTGCAATCATTAACGGTTTGATCCATATCGGAACTGGTGAAGTCATCGACAATGGAACGGTGCTCATTAAAAATGGTAAAATTGAAAAATGCGGCACCGATATCCAAATCCCTGATGTCTATGCTGTCATTGACGCAGCAGGAAAAACGGTGACGCCCGGCTTGATCGATGTACATACTCACCTTGGTGTTCATGAAGCCGGTCTTGGCCGTGAAGGGCAGGATTTCAATGAGACGAGCAGCGCCATCACCCCGCAAGTACGCGCTCTCGACGGCATTAATCCACTGGAAACGGGGTTCGAAGATGCACGGGCAGCCGGTATCACGACTGTGCAGATTATGCCCGGAAGCGCTAATGTGCTGGGCGGTGAGATGGTCACCAGAAAGACAGTCGGCCCAGCGGCAGATGACAATGTTCTAAGAAATCCTTCCGGCATGAAAGCGGCAATGGGCGAAAACCCGAAGAGATTGCACGGGGAAAAAGGCAAGATGCCAACCACCCGAATGGGGGTCGCAGCAATGCTGCGGGAAAATCTGATCAAGGCGCAAAATTACAAAAACCGTTCAGGGAAAACAGAAAACGAACGAAACCTCGGTCTGGAAAACCTTGTAAAAGTACTGGATAAAGAAATCCCCCTGCGGGTCCACGCCCACCGTGCGGATGATATTCTGACCGTATTGCGGATTCGGGAAGAGTTCGGAATCGACGTGACAATCGAGCATTGCACGGAAGGCCATAAGATTGCTGACCGGATTGCAGCGAGCGGTGTCCGCGTATCGGTCGGCCCTACGATGTCAACCCGTTCAAAAGTGGAACTCGCAGATAAAGGATGGCATACGCTGCGCAGCCTTGCGGACGCCGGCGTTCCATTTTCACTCACGACCGATCATCCGGTAATCGGAATCGAATACTTGCCGGCGAGCGCAATCCTGGCAGTGAAACACGGTCTGACAGAACAACAGGCATTACAGGCCATCACGCTGAACGCAGCCCGACATTTGGGCGTAGAAGATCGGGTCGGCTCCATCGAATCCGGGAAAGATGCAGATGTTGTCATTTGGGACGGCGATCCCTTTGATCTCCGGACAACCGTTACAGCAACATATATAAATGGAGAGCTCGTCTAA